A portion of the Symphalangus syndactylus isolate Jambi chromosome 13, NHGRI_mSymSyn1-v2.1_pri, whole genome shotgun sequence genome contains these proteins:
- the LOC129459485 gene encoding sialic acid-binding Ig-like lectin 8 isoform X1: MLLLLLLLLLLLPLLWGTKRMEGDRQYGDGYLLQVQELVTVQEGLCVHVPCSFSYPRDGWTYSDPVHVYWFRAGDRPNQDAPVATNNPDREVQEETQGRFQLLGDIWSNDCSLSIRDASKRDEGSYFFRLERGSMKWSYTSQLNYKVKQLSVFVTALTHRPDILILGTLESGHPRNLTCSVPWACKQGTPPMISWIGTSMSSPGPTTARSSVLTLIPKPQDHGTSLACQVTLPGTGVTTTSTVRLNVSYPPWNLTVTVFQGYATASTALGNGSSLSVLEGQSLRLVCAVNSNPPARLSWTRGSLTLCPSRSSNPGLLELPRVHLGDEGEFTCRAQNPRGSQHISLSLSLQNEGTGTARLVSGVTLAAVGGAGATALAFLSFCVIFIIVRSCRKKSARPAAGVGDTGMEDANAIRGSASQGPLTESWKDGSPPKKPPPAVAPSSGEEGELHYATLSFHKVKRQDPQGQEATDSEYSEIKIHKRETAETQACLRNHNPSSKEVRG; encoded by the exons atgctgctgctgctgctgctgctgctgttgctgcttccCCTGCTCTGGGGGACAAAGAGGATGGAGGGAGACAGACAATATGGGGATGGTTACTTGCTGCAAGTGCAGGAGCTGGTGACGGTGCAGGAGGGCCTGTGTGTCCATGTGCCCTGCTCCTTCTCCTACCCCCGGGATGGCTGGACTTACTCTGACCCAGTTCATGTCTACTGGTTCCGGGCAGGAGACAGACCAAACCAAGATGCTCCAGTGGCCACAAACAACCCAGACAGAGAAGTGCAGGAAGAGACCCAGGGCCGATTCCAACTCCttggggacatttggagcaacgACTGCTCCCTGAGCATCAGAGACGCCAGCAAGAGGGATGAGGGGTCATATTTCTTCCGGCTAGAGAGAGGAAGCATGAAATGGAGTTACACATCACAGTTGAATTACAAAGTTAAGCAGCTGTCTGTGTTTGTGACAG CCCTGACCCATAGGCCTGACATCCTCATCCTAGGGACCCTAGAGTCTGGCCACCCCAGGAACCTGACCTGCTCTGTGCCCTGGGCCTGTAAGCAGGGGACGCCCCCCATGATCTCCTGGATTGGGACCTCCATGTCCTCCCCGGGCCCCACTACTGCCCGCTCCTCAGTGCTCACCCTTATCCCAAAGCCCCAGGACCATGGCACCAGCCTCGCCTGTCAGGTGACCTTGCCTGGGACAGGTGTGACCACAACCAGTACCGTCCGACTCAATGTGTCCT ACCCTCCTTGGAACTTGACGGTGACTGTCTTCCAAGGATATGCCACAG CATCCACAGCCCTGGGAAATGGCTCATCTCTTTCAGTCCTGGAGGGCCAGTCTCTGCGCCTGGTCTGTGCTGTCAACAGCAATCCCCCTGCCAGGCTGAGCTGGACCCGGGGGAGCCTGACCCTGTGCCCCTCACGGTCCTCAAACCCTGGGCTGCTGGAGCTGCCTCGAGTGCACCTGGGGGATGAAGGGGAATTCACCTGCCGAGCTCAGAACCCTCGGGGCTCCCAGCACATTTCCCTGAGCCTCTCCCTGCAGAATGAGGGCACAG GCACCGCAAGGCTTGTATCAGGAGTGACACTGGCGGCGGTCGGGGGAGCTGGAGCCACAGCCCTGGCCTTCCTGTCGTTCTGCGTCATCTTCATCAT AGTGAGGTCCTGCAGGAAGAAATCGGCAAGGCCAGCAGCGGGCGTGGGGGATACAGGCATGGAGGATGCAAACGCCATCAGGGGCTCGGCCTCTCAG gGACCCCTGACTGAATCCTGGAAAGATGGCAGCCCCCCAAAGAAGCCTCCCCCAGCTGTTGCCCCCTCgtcaggagaggaaggagagctcCATTATGCAACCCTCAGCTTCCATAAAGTGAAGCGTCAGGACCCGCAGGGACAGGAGGCCACAGACAGTGAATACTCGGAGATCAAGATCCATAAGCGAGAAACTGCAGAGACTCAGGCCTGTTTGAGGAATCACAACCCCTCCAGCAAAGAAGTCAGAGGCTGA
- the LOC129459485 gene encoding sialic acid-binding Ig-like lectin 8 isoform X2: MLLLLLLLLLLLPLLWGTKRMEGDRQYGDGYLLQVQELVTVQEGLCVHVPCSFSYPRDGWTYSDPVHVYWFRAGDRPNQDAPVATNNPDREVQEETQGRFQLLGDIWSNDCSLSIRDASKRDEGSYFFRLERGSMKWSYTSQLNYKVKQLSVFVTDPPWNLTVTVFQGYATASTALGNGSSLSVLEGQSLRLVCAVNSNPPARLSWTRGSLTLCPSRSSNPGLLELPRVHLGDEGEFTCRAQNPRGSQHISLSLSLQNEGTGTARLVSGVTLAAVGGAGATALAFLSFCVIFIIVRSCRKKSARPAAGVGDTGMEDANAIRGSASQGPLTESWKDGSPPKKPPPAVAPSSGEEGELHYATLSFHKVKRQDPQGQEATDSEYSEIKIHKRETAETQACLRNHNPSSKEVRG; this comes from the exons atgctgctgctgctgctgctgctgctgttgctgcttccCCTGCTCTGGGGGACAAAGAGGATGGAGGGAGACAGACAATATGGGGATGGTTACTTGCTGCAAGTGCAGGAGCTGGTGACGGTGCAGGAGGGCCTGTGTGTCCATGTGCCCTGCTCCTTCTCCTACCCCCGGGATGGCTGGACTTACTCTGACCCAGTTCATGTCTACTGGTTCCGGGCAGGAGACAGACCAAACCAAGATGCTCCAGTGGCCACAAACAACCCAGACAGAGAAGTGCAGGAAGAGACCCAGGGCCGATTCCAACTCCttggggacatttggagcaacgACTGCTCCCTGAGCATCAGAGACGCCAGCAAGAGGGATGAGGGGTCATATTTCTTCCGGCTAGAGAGAGGAAGCATGAAATGGAGTTACACATCACAGTTGAATTACAAAGTTAAGCAGCTGTCTGTGTTTGTGACAG ACCCTCCTTGGAACTTGACGGTGACTGTCTTCCAAGGATATGCCACAG CATCCACAGCCCTGGGAAATGGCTCATCTCTTTCAGTCCTGGAGGGCCAGTCTCTGCGCCTGGTCTGTGCTGTCAACAGCAATCCCCCTGCCAGGCTGAGCTGGACCCGGGGGAGCCTGACCCTGTGCCCCTCACGGTCCTCAAACCCTGGGCTGCTGGAGCTGCCTCGAGTGCACCTGGGGGATGAAGGGGAATTCACCTGCCGAGCTCAGAACCCTCGGGGCTCCCAGCACATTTCCCTGAGCCTCTCCCTGCAGAATGAGGGCACAG GCACCGCAAGGCTTGTATCAGGAGTGACACTGGCGGCGGTCGGGGGAGCTGGAGCCACAGCCCTGGCCTTCCTGTCGTTCTGCGTCATCTTCATCAT AGTGAGGTCCTGCAGGAAGAAATCGGCAAGGCCAGCAGCGGGCGTGGGGGATACAGGCATGGAGGATGCAAACGCCATCAGGGGCTCGGCCTCTCAG gGACCCCTGACTGAATCCTGGAAAGATGGCAGCCCCCCAAAGAAGCCTCCCCCAGCTGTTGCCCCCTCgtcaggagaggaaggagagctcCATTATGCAACCCTCAGCTTCCATAAAGTGAAGCGTCAGGACCCGCAGGGACAGGAGGCCACAGACAGTGAATACTCGGAGATCAAGATCCATAAGCGAGAAACTGCAGAGACTCAGGCCTGTTTGAGGAATCACAACCCCTCCAGCAAAGAAGTCAGAGGCTGA